A stretch of DNA from Brevibacterium sp. CBA3109:
TGCCCACCAGCGAAGACTGCCTGCGGGTGAGCGTGACATCTCCCGCGAACACGGGCGACGACGTTTCGGCACTGCCTGTGCTCGTGTGGATCCACGGCGGTGCCTACGTCGCCGGCGCCGGTGATGCGGCAATCTACGATCCGCACACCCTCGTCGAGGAACAGAACATCATCGTCGTCTCGGTCACCTACCGCCTCGGCGTCCTGGGTTTCTTGGGAACAGGTAAGCCCGAACATGCCAACCTCGGCTTCCTCGACCAGATTTCGGCTCTGCGGTGGGTCCAGCGCAACATCGCAGCATTCGGGGGAGACCCGCACAATGTCACGATCGCGGGGCAGAGCGCCGGTGCTGACGCCTGCGCTCACCTCATGATCGCCGAGGCGACCGATAGTCTCTTCCGCCGCGTGATCCTGGCGTCGGCGCCACTGGGACTCGCCGGTGGCACCGAACCGATGAACTGGGCCATGGCGAAGGTCGCCGAGAAGATCGACCCCGAGGCCAGCGTCGACGATGTCCTCGCCGCACAGGACGAAGTGCACAAGGCTGCATTGGTCGGGGGACTGCACGCTGGCATGTGCTTCGGCGTCCACTACGGTGCCTATCCGTTGCCGGCGAAATCCGACGCCGCTGCCGCATGGTCAGAAGCCGCACGCAAATACGATGTGCTCATGACCCGCACGGAACGCGAGATCGCCTTCTTCGCCGGTTTCGTCCCCGCCTTCCGGCGTCTGCACGACCGCCACCTGACCTCCCCGATGCTCGAATCGCTGATCTCAGGCATCACCTCGGCGGTCTACACTCGTGCGGCTAAAGAATTCTACGATCGGCACCGCATGTCTGGAGGTCAAGGCACACGCCTCCTCATCGTCTCTCGCGGCGACGGCAGCTTCTTCGACGCCGCGCACTCCGGGGACCTTCCTCTGCTGTTCCCTGGCAACATCTGGCACGACAGCTTCCTCGACTACGGCCAATCGGCACAGATCGCGGGTCCAGAGCTGCGCAATATTTGGGGACGTTTCGCGACCTCGGGCGCATTGCCGCGGGTTTCCGTGCCCGGGCTCATCGACATCCTCGGCTGATCCTGCGGCAGTGAGACGCCGGTTCGCGTCAGTGCCGTGGACTATCGTTGGCTCATGGACTCACACCAGGTCTCAGCCGCCCGCTTGATCTCCCAGGGACTCATCGATTCGCCGCGATCGGAAACAGCCACGGCCCAGTCGGTCGTCCGACATCTCGGGTGTGTCCAGGCTCAGGCGTTGGGTGGTGCACTGGTCTCGATCGCGCTGCGCACTGGATCCTCGGTCGCTGCCGTCCGTGAGGCGATGGACTCTGGGAACATCATCCGAACGTGGACGCAGCGAGGCACGATTCACCTGGCCACGGCTGAGGACCTGGGCTGGATCCTCGGGCTGACCGGACAACGGACCTTGAAATCTGTGGCGAAGCGGCGTGAGTCCTTCGGCATCGACGATGCGATGGTCGACGATGCCGCACAACTGGCCGAAGAAGCGATCCGCGACCGTGGGCCCCTGACCCGCCAAGAACTGCTCGATGCCTTCGAACCTCTGCAGGCGGGCAAGGAATACGGGCACGAACGCTACCTCATCACCACCCTGGCGCTGCGCAACATCATCGTTCAGGGACCGATGGTCGAAGGCAAAGATGATATGAAATACGTCCTCACCGCAGACTGGATCCCGAACCCTGTCGAACTCGACGCCGAGGCCGCCGTGCACGAATGGATGCGACGCTACGTCCTCAGCCACGGGCCCGTGACCATCGACGACGCCGCACGGTGGACGGGACTGCCCAAAACACCCGTGCGCACAGCCATAGCCGCAGCGGTAGCCGAAGGCGAGGTCGTCGAGGTCAGCATCGACGGCCGTGAGCACTTTCAAGCACCCGAGTTGGCAGACCAGCTGCACGAGAGCCGCTCACGGGCGAATGAACTCCTCCTGCTGCCTGGATTCGATGAGATCATCCTCGGCTACAAGGATCGCAGCGCCACCTTGGACCCGGCGCACGAGAAGCTCGTCGTCCCCGGTGGCAACGGCATGTTCAAGAACACCCTCATCGACGGCACAAAGGCTCAGGCAACGTGGAGGCGTTCACCGCGCAAGACCGGACCACGCCTGATCATCGAACCCTTCGGCGGTGATGCTGTCGATCGTGACCGCGCCGAGGCTGCTGCCGCCTCTCACCCCGCCTTCGCCTGAGGCTGCGATGAAGGTCGGAATCCTCGTCAACCCCAAACATGCACAAACCATGCGCGCCTATGCCTGCCTCGTCGAGATCCTCAAACGGGAACGGATCACGTATCGCAGCGCCACAACGACGCGGCAATGGCCGGGGGCCGAACAGTCGAAGCAGATGCTCGACTGGGGCGCAGATCTGATCGTCGTGCTCGGAGGCGATGGCACGCTGCGCGCCAGCGCTCCGATCTTGGCTGCTGCCGAGGTGCCAGTGGCAATCATTCCGACCGGCACCGCGAATGTCCTGTCCAGGCACATCGGAATCCGCTCGGCTGAGCACGCACTCGGCTTGGTCGAGTCTCATCTGGGGTCCATCCCACTGCGCAGTTGCGAAGTTCCCGTCAACGAGGCCCACTGCCTCACCGCTGATGGTCCGCGATGTGAACAATTCCTATCCATGGCCGGGATCGGAGGAGATGCGAGAGCCATCGCAGGGCGAACCGGTCTGCCGGGTTTCCTCGGGTATGCCTGGGGCGCCGCCCGCGCGCTCTTCGCACCACTCATCAACGTCGAGATCGCAGGGGCGCAGCTCGTGGCCCCGACTCAGTCGTGGGCGGTGATGGCGTCGAAGACGGCTCGACCTGCAGGTCCGATTCCCGTGTTTGAACACGCCGAGGTGACCGCGGGAGAATTCGAGTTCCTGGCCGTCGCCTTCACCACGACGAAACCCCGCCATCGCCTCGTCGAATGGGCGCGGGTGGGGTGGGACTGTGTGAACAGGCGCCCGGCTACGAACCCCTCACTGCACTATTGGCGAGGGACTGACCTCAGCATCAGTCTGGATGGTCCCGCACCGGTCCAGCTCGACGGCGACCTCATCGGTGATTGCCGCCGGCTGGATCTGCGGGCCGGAACCAGCTCGCTGAGAGTCCTAGCGCCGGGCCAGCATGGACTCGTACTCAACTAGCGCAGTTTCCTCTGGGCACACGACCGTGTCGGAGATGACTCCAACTGCGCGAACCCGGAACCCTACACGATCGCTGTGAGGCTGTGCAGGAATTCTTCGTGGATCCTCGTATCCGTCCCAAGCTCCGGATGGAAACTGCCGCCCCAAATATTTGCCTGCCGCACCAGGACGGGTACCTCAGCGTATTCGCTGAGCACCTGGACATCAGTGCCGAAATTCAGAATCTGCGGAGCCCGGATGAATGTCGCTTCGAATGTGCTGTCGAGCCCGGTGACCTGCACCGGTGCGCAGAACGATTCCCGTTGCCTGCCGTAGGCGTTGCGGGCCACCGTGACATCAAGTCCGCCGAGGCGATCGAAGCCACCCAGCGAATCATCCGTGAGCCGATCAGCGAGGAGAATGAGTCCCGCGCACGTGCCGAAGACCGGCAGACCAGCACTGATCTTCTCCTCGAGTGCGGGGAAGAGCCCAGTGGTGGCAGCGATGCGCACCATGGCCGATGACTCGCCACCGGGCAGAATGATGGAATCGATGCTCTCGAGGTGCTCCGGTCTGGTGACCTTGCGGGAGCCCACCCCCAGGGAGTCGAGCACGCCGAGGTGCTCTCGGAAGGCTCCCTGGAGGCTGAGGACGCCGACTCTCACCAGCCGCGCTCCGCCAGGCGGTGGGGTGCTGGAACGTCTGCGACGTTGATGCCGACCATGGCATCGCCCAAACCGCGCGAGGCCTTCGCCACGGCGATCGGATCATCGAAGTGAGTGGTCGCCTCGACGATGGCTTTGGCGCGAGCTTCGGGGTTGCCGGACTTGAAGATGCCGGAGCCGACGAAGACGCCGTCGGCGCCCAACTGCATCATCATCGCAGCATCGGCCGGAGTGGCAATGCCGCCGGCGACGAAGGTCACGACGGGCAGTCGGCCCAGGCCAGCGACCTGCTTGATCAGGTGGTATGGGGCCGCGTGCTCCTTGGCCGCGACGTAGAGCTCATCCTCGCTTTTAGCACCCAGTGCTCTGATCTCGGAGTTGATGGTCCGCAGGTGGCG
This window harbors:
- a CDS encoding winged helix DNA-binding domain-containing protein — protein: MDSHQVSAARLISQGLIDSPRSETATAQSVVRHLGCVQAQALGGALVSIALRTGSSVAAVREAMDSGNIIRTWTQRGTIHLATAEDLGWILGLTGQRTLKSVAKRRESFGIDDAMVDDAAQLAEEAIRDRGPLTRQELLDAFEPLQAGKEYGHERYLITTLALRNIIVQGPMVEGKDDMKYVLTADWIPNPVELDAEAAVHEWMRRYVLSHGPVTIDDAARWTGLPKTPVRTAIAAAVAEGEVVEVSIDGREHFQAPELADQLHESRSRANELLLLPGFDEIILGYKDRSATLDPAHEKLVVPGGNGMFKNTLIDGTKAQATWRRSPRKTGPRLIIEPFGGDAVDRDRAEAAAASHPAFA
- a CDS encoding diacylglycerol/lipid kinase family protein; the protein is MKVGILVNPKHAQTMRAYACLVEILKRERITYRSATTTRQWPGAEQSKQMLDWGADLIVVLGGDGTLRASAPILAAAEVPVAIIPTGTANVLSRHIGIRSAEHALGLVESHLGSIPLRSCEVPVNEAHCLTADGPRCEQFLSMAGIGGDARAIAGRTGLPGFLGYAWGAARALFAPLINVEIAGAQLVAPTQSWAVMASKTARPAGPIPVFEHAEVTAGEFEFLAVAFTTTKPRHRLVEWARVGWDCVNRRPATNPSLHYWRGTDLSISLDGPAPVQLDGDLIGDCRRLDLRAGTSSLRVLAPGQHGLVLN
- the pdxT gene encoding pyridoxal 5'-phosphate synthase glutaminase subunit PdxT translates to MRVGVLSLQGAFREHLGVLDSLGVGSRKVTRPEHLESIDSIILPGGESSAMVRIAATTGLFPALEEKISAGLPVFGTCAGLILLADRLTDDSLGGFDRLGGLDVTVARNAYGRQRESFCAPVQVTGLDSTFEATFIRAPQILNFGTDVQVLSEYAEVPVLVRQANIWGGSFHPELGTDTRIHEEFLHSLTAIV
- a CDS encoding carboxylesterase family protein, with the protein product MLNAWRDVDAPCGRVRAYVDGKVIRARGIRYARAQRFSRPVDEPRVDIIDGRHPSPGSPQHRRDPNAGMTFDQLGGLPTSEDCLRVSVTSPANTGDDVSALPVLVWIHGGAYVAGAGDAAIYDPHTLVEEQNIIVVSVTYRLGVLGFLGTGKPEHANLGFLDQISALRWVQRNIAAFGGDPHNVTIAGQSAGADACAHLMIAEATDSLFRRVILASAPLGLAGGTEPMNWAMAKVAEKIDPEASVDDVLAAQDEVHKAALVGGLHAGMCFGVHYGAYPLPAKSDAAAAWSEAARKYDVLMTRTEREIAFFAGFVPAFRRLHDRHLTSPMLESLISGITSAVYTRAAKEFYDRHRMSGGQGTRLLIVSRGDGSFFDAAHSGDLPLLFPGNIWHDSFLDYGQSAQIAGPELRNIWGRFATSGALPRVSVPGLIDILG